One Nitrospina watsonii DNA segment encodes these proteins:
- a CDS encoding NHL domain-containing protein gives MAVFLIPVAGDAKTGTTKATDVSISLVDGIAVAPSGDIYIARRAHNIISKIDQNGMLTNVVGTGVSGYSGDKGPANRATLKVPAGLTFDKQGNLYIADRENHVVRKVDTNGIITTVAGTGSAGYSGDKGPATEAQLDLPSDMAVDNAGNLYISDRSNNVIRKVTPDGIITTYAGTGDDGYNGDNMPALRANLDKPFGLTVDNAGNLYIADRGNNRIRKVDAESGLISTIAGDGGFFFIGDNGPAYRASIAGPTDVAVDDEGNVYIADRNNNRIRKVNTLGMIRTVMGTGQQDYNGDSEVARETNLHLPFAIALDTNGDLLVVDRSHYRIRKMFQKGSRVETLAGNGVKNFAGDNGPATGAKLEFPHGIAVDDEDNIIFADKGNYRIRKIDPDGIISTIVGTGIRGNIGDNGPALEASVFPTILELNHKDEIYFQSPSGFVSLIRKVDTQGTVSLFLSSGDEDYQQSIMQAGFTGRSSHSEITVITQFSGMAFDKQGNLYVSDRINHQIRKVTPEGKLSTVAGNGSSDYTGDGGPATKASFRDPQALTMDKQGNLYIGDTANNVVRKIDRQGIVTTVAGNTDHDYSGDKGPALEAGIKSIGDLAISPSGELYIVETGNHTVRKVTRDGKIVLVAGQPGVQGLFGDGGPATQAMLKQPACIAFDSKGNLYITDMGNNRIRKVTPDGIITTIAGRGSFGWGYEGEEVNIYFQNFP, from the coding sequence ATGGCTGTCTTCCTGATACCGGTCGCGGGAGACGCCAAAACCGGCACAACCAAAGCAACCGACGTTTCCATTTCTCTGGTGGACGGCATTGCCGTGGCCCCGAGCGGCGACATCTACATTGCGCGCCGCGCTCACAACATCATCAGCAAGATCGATCAAAACGGCATGCTCACCAACGTCGTGGGCACCGGAGTATCGGGTTACAGTGGCGACAAGGGTCCGGCCAACCGGGCTACCTTGAAAGTCCCGGCGGGGCTCACCTTTGACAAGCAGGGCAACCTGTACATCGCCGACCGCGAAAACCACGTGGTGCGGAAGGTGGACACCAACGGCATCATCACCACCGTTGCCGGCACCGGCAGCGCCGGTTACAGCGGCGACAAGGGCCCGGCCACCGAGGCACAGCTCGATCTGCCTTCGGACATGGCGGTGGACAACGCGGGCAACCTGTACATCTCCGATCGTTCCAATAATGTGATCCGCAAGGTGACCCCGGACGGGATCATCACCACTTATGCCGGAACGGGCGATGACGGGTACAACGGCGACAACATGCCTGCACTGCGCGCCAACCTCGACAAGCCGTTCGGACTGACGGTGGACAACGCGGGCAACCTGTATATCGCCGATCGCGGCAACAACCGCATTCGCAAGGTGGATGCGGAGTCCGGCCTGATCAGCACCATCGCCGGAGATGGCGGCTTTTTCTTCATCGGGGACAACGGCCCCGCCTATCGGGCCAGCATCGCGGGTCCGACGGACGTGGCCGTGGACGATGAAGGCAATGTCTACATCGCCGACCGCAACAACAACCGCATCCGCAAGGTCAACACGCTGGGCATGATCCGCACCGTCATGGGCACGGGTCAGCAGGATTACAACGGCGACTCCGAAGTGGCGCGGGAAACCAACCTGCACCTGCCCTTCGCCATCGCGCTCGATACCAACGGCGACCTGCTGGTGGTCGATCGCTCGCATTACCGCATCCGCAAGATGTTTCAGAAAGGCAGCCGCGTGGAAACCCTGGCCGGCAACGGCGTGAAAAATTTCGCCGGCGACAATGGCCCCGCCACCGGAGCCAAACTGGAGTTCCCGCATGGCATCGCCGTGGACGATGAAGACAACATCATCTTTGCGGACAAGGGCAATTACCGCATCCGCAAGATCGATCCCGACGGCATCATCAGCACCATCGTCGGCACCGGCATCCGCGGCAACATCGGCGACAACGGCCCGGCGCTGGAAGCCTCGGTGTTCCCCACCATTCTGGAGTTGAACCACAAGGACGAAATCTATTTCCAGAGCCCGAGCGGATTCGTCAGTCTCATCCGCAAGGTGGACACTCAGGGCACGGTCAGCCTGTTTCTGTCTTCCGGCGACGAGGACTACCAGCAATCCATCATGCAGGCCGGTTTCACCGGACGCTCGTCGCATTCGGAAATCACCGTCATCACTCAATTTTCGGGGATGGCGTTTGACAAACAGGGCAATCTGTATGTTTCCGACCGCATCAATCACCAGATCCGCAAGGTGACGCCCGAAGGCAAGCTCAGCACCGTCGCGGGCAACGGCAGTTCCGATTACACCGGCGATGGCGGACCGGCGACCAAGGCCTCATTCCGCGATCCGCAAGCCCTGACCATGGACAAACAGGGCAATCTGTACATCGGTGACACCGCCAACAACGTGGTGCGCAAGATCGATCGCCAGGGCATCGTCACCACTGTGGCGGGCAATACCGATCATGATTACAGCGGCGACAAGGGACCGGCGCTCGAAGCCGGGATCAAATCGATCGGTGATCTCGCCATCAGCCCTTCCGGCGAGTTGTACATCGTGGAAACGGGCAACCACACGGTCCGCAAAGTGACGCGGGACGGCAAGATCGTACTGGTTGCCGGGCAGCCGGGCGTACAGGGATTATTCGGCGATGGCGGCCCCGCCACCCAAGCCATGTTGAAACAGCCCGCGTGCATCGCGTTCGATTCCAAGGGCAACCTGTACATCACCGACATGGGCAACAACCGCATCCGCAAGGTGACCCCGGACGGGATCATCACCACCATTGCGGGACGCGGCAGTTTCGGCTGGGGCTATGAAGGGGAAGAAGTGAATATTTATTTCCAGAATTTCCCCTGA
- a CDS encoding nuclear transport factor 2 family protein, which yields MKRHNRLLPLLVAGVFWMVTAGNALAADTDALSNVLKKVDQAVCTQPRQMFNFYSPDMVIINDDKRVLPEIRIKNYEVMISEFQGLKCEQNRTVLSGNIGDQVGFLLVDELISVTSRLSTDERQHSVCTYVFAKNSGQWKITHEHCSSLPDYTIVPGDDALYYFHNPVY from the coding sequence ATGAAACGACACAATCGTCTTCTACCCCTTCTTGTTGCCGGGGTGTTCTGGATGGTCACGGCCGGCAACGCGCTGGCAGCGGATACCGATGCGCTGTCCAACGTGCTCAAAAAAGTGGATCAGGCTGTGTGCACCCAGCCGCGCCAGATGTTTAATTTTTATTCTCCGGACATGGTCATCATCAATGATGACAAACGCGTGCTGCCTGAAATCCGGATCAAGAATTATGAAGTCATGATCTCGGAATTTCAGGGATTGAAATGCGAGCAGAACCGCACCGTGCTGTCCGGCAACATCGGCGATCAGGTCGGCTTCCTGCTGGTGGATGAGTTGATCAGTGTCACCTCGCGACTCAGCACCGACGAACGTCAGCACAGCGTCTGCACCTACGTGTTTGCAAAAAACAGCGGGCAATGGAAAATCACGCACGAACACTGTTCCAGCCTCCCGGACTACACCATCGTGCCGGGAGACGACGCGTTGTATTATTTCCACAACCCGGTTTACTGA
- the glgX gene encoding glycogen debranching protein GlgX — protein sequence MTGELFNSTMQGPVVSPEGVHFSLYSEHASGVELCLFESDTAVETRRIHLDRHPDHLWTGWVPGLKPGCRYGYRVYGPYAPEQGHRFNPSKVVADPYARLLGQRPTWNRRWHSVAHDLAQEPDSKLPPDGTDNALHAPLCRVVDTAFDWQDDAPPNIPWGQTILYETHVKGFTKQHPDVAPALRGTYAGLAADAAIRHLQSLGVTAVELLPIHQGAEEQRLLAGHLTNYWNYNTLLFFAPELRLAAGSDPIREFKEMVRRLHQAGLEVILDVVYNHTVEGDARGPTLAFKGIDNRTYYTLDATNPARYENFTGCGNTLNFAHPQVRRLALDSLRYWVTDMHVDGFRFDLGVVLGRGDDGFDPQAPFFEAVREDPVLSKVKLIAEPWDLGPDGYQVAGFPHGWSEWNDQYRQTARRFWLGAPEHIGLVARRLSGSGDMHQPQERAPQASINYVTCHDGFTLQDLVSYQRKHNEANNERNQDGNNDNASCNHGIEGATRRADVQQRRTRHMKNLMATLLLSLGTPMLSGGDELRRTQRGNNNAYCQDNALSWYDWHLDDNKIDFLDFTRQLIAFRKRHPVFQRDRFLQGTLDAGTGLKDVAWLKPDGAEMEEADWDDADGHVLGCLLAAPAPQENRLQHSGSLLILMNAGDAEGAWRLPEWDAPGGWQRAFDTGSVENPPATPILPEQPYLLTPHSLAVLEWK from the coding sequence ATGACCGGCGAACTCTTCAACTCCACAATGCAGGGACCGGTGGTTTCGCCCGAGGGCGTCCACTTTTCCCTGTATTCGGAGCATGCGAGTGGTGTCGAGTTGTGCCTGTTTGAATCGGATACCGCCGTCGAGACGCGCCGCATTCATCTCGACCGGCATCCGGACCACCTGTGGACCGGATGGGTGCCGGGCCTGAAGCCGGGATGCCGCTACGGCTACCGGGTGTACGGTCCCTATGCCCCGGAACAGGGACACCGCTTCAATCCATCCAAGGTCGTGGCCGACCCCTATGCGCGGCTGCTGGGTCAACGTCCCACCTGGAACCGCCGCTGGCACAGCGTGGCGCATGACCTCGCCCAGGAACCCGATTCCAAACTGCCGCCGGACGGCACCGACAACGCCCTTCACGCACCCCTCTGCCGCGTGGTGGATACGGCGTTCGACTGGCAGGACGACGCCCCGCCCAATATCCCCTGGGGCCAAACCATCCTTTACGAAACCCACGTCAAGGGCTTCACCAAACAACACCCGGACGTCGCGCCCGCATTGCGCGGCACCTACGCGGGACTGGCAGCGGATGCGGCCATCCGGCATTTGCAGTCGCTCGGCGTCACCGCAGTCGAACTGTTGCCCATCCATCAGGGCGCGGAAGAGCAGCGCCTGCTGGCGGGCCACCTCACCAATTACTGGAACTACAACACGCTGTTGTTTTTCGCGCCGGAGTTGCGCCTCGCCGCCGGCAGCGATCCCATACGCGAGTTCAAGGAAATGGTGCGTCGCCTGCACCAGGCGGGGCTGGAGGTGATCCTCGATGTGGTGTACAACCACACGGTGGAAGGCGATGCACGCGGCCCCACGCTTGCCTTTAAAGGCATCGACAACCGCACCTACTACACGCTGGATGCGACCAACCCGGCGCGGTACGAGAATTTCACCGGCTGCGGCAACACGTTGAACTTCGCGCATCCGCAGGTGCGCCGGCTGGCGCTCGACAGCCTGCGCTACTGGGTCACCGACATGCACGTGGACGGGTTCCGCTTCGATCTCGGCGTGGTGCTGGGACGCGGCGACGACGGATTCGACCCACAAGCGCCGTTCTTTGAGGCGGTGCGCGAAGACCCGGTGCTCTCAAAAGTCAAACTCATCGCCGAGCCCTGGGACCTGGGACCGGACGGCTACCAGGTCGCGGGGTTCCCCCACGGCTGGTCGGAATGGAACGACCAGTACCGGCAGACGGCGCGCCGTTTCTGGCTGGGCGCACCGGAGCACATCGGCCTCGTGGCGCGGCGACTGAGCGGCAGCGGCGACATGCACCAGCCCCAGGAGCGCGCGCCGCAGGCGTCGATCAACTACGTCACCTGCCACGACGGCTTTACCTTGCAGGACCTGGTCAGTTATCAGCGCAAACACAACGAAGCCAACAACGAACGCAACCAGGACGGCAACAACGACAACGCCAGTTGCAACCACGGCATCGAAGGCGCCACCCGCCGCGCCGACGTGCAACAACGACGCACCCGCCACATGAAAAATCTGATGGCCACGCTGCTGCTCTCGCTCGGCACGCCCATGCTCTCCGGCGGCGACGAGTTGCGCCGCACCCAGCGCGGCAACAACAACGCCTATTGCCAGGACAACGCCCTCAGCTGGTACGACTGGCATCTCGACGACAATAAAATCGACTTCCTCGATTTCACACGGCAACTGATCGCGTTCCGCAAACGCCATCCGGTGTTCCAACGCGATCGCTTTCTGCAGGGCACCCTCGACGCGGGAACGGGACTGAAAGACGTTGCCTGGTTGAAACCTGATGGCGCGGAAATGGAAGAGGCGGACTGGGACGATGCGGACGGCCATGTGCTGGGATGCCTGCTGGCGGCGCCCGCTCCGCAAGAAAACCGCCTTCAGCATTCCGGCAGCCTGCTGATCCTGATGAATGCCGGGGACGCGGAAGGCGCCTGGCGGCTGCCGGAATGGGACGCGCCGGGCGGCTGGCAGCGGGCATTCGACACGGGAAGCGTTGAAAACCCGCCCGCAACCCCGATTCTTCCGGAACAACCCTATCTTTTGACCCCACACAGCCTGGCGGTGCTGGAATGGAAATGA
- a CDS encoding Hpt domain-containing protein → MNPPNPKTDKIAVHISEDLKPLIPGYLADRRRDLQRMGVLFEADDLAAIQEIAHMLKGSGASYGFDQLTVLGDELEMAAAGNQSKPVKSLLDRLANYLSRLEVVYT, encoded by the coding sequence ATGAATCCACCCAACCCCAAAACGGACAAGATCGCGGTCCACATTTCCGAAGATCTGAAACCCCTGATTCCCGGTTACCTGGCCGATCGAAGGCGGGACCTGCAACGCATGGGCGTTTTATTCGAAGCGGACGATCTGGCCGCCATTCAGGAGATCGCGCACATGCTGAAAGGTTCAGGCGCCAGTTATGGTTTTGACCAACTGACCGTGCTCGGCGACGAACTCGAAATGGCCGCCGCCGGCAACCAATCCAAGCCGGTGAAATCGCTTCTCGATCGACTGGCGAATTATCTGAGCCGGCTGGAAGTGGTGTACACATGA
- a CDS encoding multiheme c-type cytochrome: MNKFGLFILMIACTAIGLPALDGTASDKPVLQPAAWQPSFQSTASDPEHCLQCHNGIEPASASHPLKMGCTACHGGDASAVTKENAHATLIHDADAGTGKRNPSSLKVVHLSCGQAQCHSGFADDSRNWADHVRKSPMGTLAGMIAGLRFQWSGQTGKDAKFGIYAVDDADGNTPKEKGAVERLSRLPYFSKKTVPRHQPDAQDGERVMLSNHFADHLLRDRCFQCHLDAAPPEGVYRSQGCAACHFAYNEQGLYEGNDPTIPKQEPGHAATHTMTVLPPQTLCTQCHRQFETEAPLASATFTATGQQFRFAGTGQPVEDVHRKAGMECIDCHTAFDVMGDGNIYSRQHQAVEVRCETCHGTETAYPETAVIQEKTDPAVRLSRHYPGFQNKVGDEMVLTAHGNKMSNVKKIGKRFVFFSKRSDKQIAIPQAAWKRQTHTLSGHTNKLQCTSCHAQWVPQCQGCHITYDAAAYAQGRNPWGSGPRQHTAWQAPRLMQGPRGKIAPFLEQPPRTLTVLDAQGHPLPVINEEGDREGDYKEWQFTNALGYSGSNLVYAAQPHSVQKTVRSCAGCHLSPETLGLGEGELKLQGDASGEDDEYNFLVLTDIKTLRSELGPKATVTLRGQPVAGSGQPGARPLNQSEILRMLRVGNCIPCHDAYDDPVYQNMSKSYQFEKQGRHRKLREKILKQR, translated from the coding sequence GTGAATAAATTCGGGCTCTTCATACTGATGATCGCCTGCACTGCGATCGGGCTTCCTGCACTCGACGGCACCGCCTCCGACAAACCGGTGCTGCAACCCGCCGCCTGGCAACCGTCCTTCCAATCCACCGCATCCGATCCGGAACACTGCCTGCAATGCCACAACGGCATCGAGCCCGCCAGCGCGTCGCATCCGCTCAAGATGGGCTGCACGGCGTGTCATGGCGGCGACGCCTCAGCCGTAACGAAGGAAAACGCGCACGCCACGCTCATCCACGACGCGGATGCGGGCACCGGCAAACGCAACCCCTCATCGCTGAAAGTGGTGCACCTCAGTTGCGGCCAGGCGCAGTGCCACTCGGGATTCGCCGACGACAGCCGCAACTGGGCCGATCATGTCCGGAAATCGCCGATGGGCACGCTGGCGGGCATGATCGCCGGACTGCGCTTTCAGTGGTCGGGGCAGACCGGCAAGGACGCCAAGTTCGGCATCTATGCCGTGGACGACGCGGACGGCAACACGCCCAAAGAAAAAGGCGCGGTGGAACGTCTGTCCCGCCTGCCCTACTTCTCTAAAAAAACCGTGCCGCGCCATCAGCCGGATGCGCAAGACGGTGAGAGGGTGATGCTGTCGAATCATTTCGCCGATCACCTGTTGCGCGACCGTTGCTTCCAATGCCATCTCGACGCCGCGCCGCCCGAGGGGGTGTACCGGTCGCAGGGCTGCGCCGCCTGTCATTTCGCTTACAATGAACAGGGATTGTATGAAGGCAACGATCCCACCATCCCGAAACAGGAACCGGGACACGCGGCGACGCACACGATGACGGTGCTGCCGCCGCAGACGCTGTGCACGCAGTGCCACCGCCAGTTCGAAACCGAGGCGCCGCTGGCCTCTGCAACCTTCACCGCCACCGGTCAACAATTTCGTTTCGCGGGCACCGGCCAGCCGGTGGAGGACGTCCACCGCAAAGCGGGCATGGAATGCATCGACTGCCACACGGCGTTCGACGTGATGGGCGACGGCAACATTTATTCGCGCCAGCATCAGGCCGTCGAGGTGCGTTGCGAAACCTGCCACGGCACGGAAACCGCGTATCCGGAAACCGCCGTCATTCAGGAAAAGACCGATCCCGCCGTGCGGCTCAGCCGCCATTACCCCGGCTTTCAAAACAAGGTCGGCGACGAGATGGTGCTGACCGCCCACGGCAACAAAATGTCGAACGTGAAGAAAATCGGCAAACGGTTCGTCTTTTTCAGCAAACGCAGCGACAAGCAGATCGCCATTCCGCAGGCCGCGTGGAAACGCCAGACGCACACGCTGTCCGGGCATACAAACAAACTGCAGTGCACCTCCTGTCATGCGCAATGGGTGCCGCAGTGTCAGGGCTGCCACATCACCTACGATGCCGCCGCCTACGCTCAGGGCAGGAACCCATGGGGATCGGGTCCGCGTCAACACACCGCCTGGCAGGCGCCCCGGCTGATGCAGGGGCCGCGCGGCAAGATCGCGCCGTTTCTCGAACAACCGCCGCGCACCCTGACTGTGCTCGACGCACAGGGACACCCGTTGCCCGTCATCAATGAAGAGGGCGACCGGGAAGGCGATTATAAGGAGTGGCAATTCACGAATGCACTGGGATATTCTGGGTCCAATCTGGTGTACGCGGCCCAACCGCATTCGGTGCAGAAAACTGTGAGGTCCTGCGCCGGCTGTCACCTTTCTCCGGAAACATTGGGGCTCGGTGAAGGCGAATTGAAACTCCAGGGCGATGCGTCCGGCGAAGACGATGAATACAACTTCCTCGTCTTGACCGACATCAAAACCCTGCGTTCGGAGCTGGGACCGAAAGCCACCGTCACCCTGCGCGGCCAGCCGGTGGCCGGGTCCGGGCAGCCCGGAGCGCGGCCGCTCAACCAGTCGGAGATCCTGCGCATGCTGCGCGTGGGCAATTGCATTCCCTGCCACGATGCGTATGATGATCCGGTTTATCAGAACATGTCCAAAAGTTATCAGTTCGAAAAACAGGGCAGGCACCGGAAACTGCGCGAAAAGATTCTGAAACAGCGTTGA
- a CDS encoding c-type cytochrome codes for MTPYRWHRTPWTLAGIFIFWLGTGAPALADTALFEQKQCGACHRLSAEEPAESHPAPDLFYAGDKYKKAWLVEFLQKPEPIRKAGHPRDPGFLKGEPEHKGPHVAVTKKEAQTLGAFLMTQALDGLEPLTLDLKPLARGERVRAKMLFERDHSCIACHESYNLARQPRGGVSGPSLLDAGNRLQTEWVYRWLKNPKRFVEKSRMPVYDLEETELKLMTRYVLSHKKDEP; via the coding sequence ATGACTCCCTATCGATGGCATCGCACACCCTGGACTCTGGCCGGAATTTTTATTTTCTGGCTGGGCACCGGTGCCCCCGCGTTGGCGGACACCGCCTTGTTTGAGCAGAAGCAATGCGGCGCCTGCCACCGCCTGTCGGCGGAAGAACCTGCAGAGTCGCACCCGGCGCCCGACCTGTTTTACGCCGGCGACAAATACAAAAAAGCGTGGCTGGTTGAGTTTCTGCAGAAACCCGAACCGATCCGCAAAGCGGGGCACCCGCGCGATCCGGGATTTTTAAAAGGCGAGCCGGAGCACAAAGGTCCGCACGTTGCGGTGACGAAAAAAGAGGCGCAAACACTGGGGGCGTTTCTGATGACACAGGCACTCGATGGACTGGAACCGTTGACGCTCGATCTCAAACCCCTGGCGCGTGGCGAACGCGTGCGCGCCAAAATGCTGTTCGAACGCGACCACAGCTGCATTGCCTGTCATGAAAGTTACAACCTGGCCAGGCAGCCGCGTGGCGGCGTGTCGGGTCCGTCCCTGCTCGACGCGGGCAACCGCCTGCAGACGGAGTGGGTGTATCGCTGGCTGAAGAATCCGAAACGCTTCGTCGAGAAAAGCCGCATGCCGGTTTACGATCTCGAAGAAACCGAATTGAAGCTGATGACCCGTTACGTGCTGTCCCACAAAAAGGATGAACCGTGA
- a CDS encoding c-type cytochrome: MRVAGQNFFLRIGVLLALTLLIAACGDDASKQESSATKPPAMEAPAPTAPEPVPPKPVRAHPVTEETRATYQYYCTQCHGVKGKGDGINAPHVVVPPRDHTKAIYLESRSDEQLFHAIKHGGLSTGRAPCMPAWGGTFDDVTIHQLVSYIRELCDCEGLS, encoded by the coding sequence ATGCGCGTCGCCGGACAAAACTTTTTCCTTAGGATCGGCGTCCTGCTGGCACTGACCCTGCTGATTGCCGCCTGCGGCGACGACGCGTCGAAACAGGAATCGTCCGCAACGAAACCGCCGGCGATGGAAGCTCCGGCTCCAACGGCCCCCGAACCGGTACCGCCCAAACCGGTGCGCGCGCATCCGGTGACGGAGGAAACACGCGCCACCTACCAGTATTACTGCACGCAATGTCATGGCGTGAAGGGCAAGGGCGACGGCATCAACGCCCCGCATGTGGTGGTGCCTCCGCGCGACCACACCAAGGCGATTTATCTGGAAAGCCGTTCCGATGAGCAGTTGTTCCACGCCATCAAGCACGGCGGGCTGTCCACCGGACGCGCCCCCTGCATGCCCGCCTGGGGCGGTACTTTCGACGACGTCACCATCCATCAACTGGTCAGCTACATCCGCGAGTTGTGCGACTGCGAAGGTCTTTCTTGA
- a CDS encoding DUF1015 domain-containing protein, with translation MVDIAPFTGLLYNEEQAGPLAQLVAPPYDVIRPEQQRVLYEKNPYNVVRLILGKQHDTDSDHDNRYTRAARDFTDWMARGILKEDNRPGFYVYSQEYTYSGKAYNRFGFFARVRLEDFSRGNICPHEFTLAKAKEDRAQLIRACRANFSPVFGLFSDPDHAVDRSLETIMQSEPLSVIEEDGITHRFWKLTDPQTLARVAEQFEDKKVYIADGHHRYETALAYHQENGDASSDSAHVLMFLTNMDNDALAIYPIHRQIKSPEPFDRDAFLKKLEPYFRIEPFPKNTHPDVLIATLEEMSHQGVAFCTYLGQGDAVLLKLKDIDAVAPHMTPDDAEPLKVLDVFQLHTLVLKHIMGIDTKRAEHQQYITYNVRTQESMDNVDRGEFDLVFFMNATRIDQVRSLAEQGVRLPQKATYFYPKLLSGLVINRFKS, from the coding sequence ATGGTGGACATCGCACCCTTCACCGGGTTGCTTTACAACGAAGAACAAGCCGGACCGCTGGCCCAGCTGGTGGCTCCGCCGTATGACGTCATCCGTCCCGAGCAGCAACGGGTGCTGTATGAAAAGAATCCGTACAACGTGGTGCGCCTGATCCTCGGCAAACAACACGACACCGACTCCGACCACGACAACCGCTACACCCGCGCCGCCCGGGATTTCACCGACTGGATGGCGCGCGGCATTCTTAAGGAAGACAATCGTCCGGGGTTTTACGTGTACAGCCAGGAATACACCTACAGCGGCAAGGCATATAACCGCTTCGGATTTTTTGCGCGGGTCAGGCTGGAGGATTTCAGCCGGGGCAACATCTGCCCGCACGAGTTCACGCTGGCCAAAGCGAAGGAAGACCGGGCACAATTGATCCGCGCCTGCCGCGCCAACTTCAGCCCGGTGTTCGGTTTGTTTTCCGATCCCGACCACGCGGTGGACCGGTCGCTGGAGACCATCATGCAGTCCGAACCTTTATCGGTGATCGAAGAAGACGGCATCACCCACCGCTTCTGGAAACTGACCGACCCTCAAACTCTGGCGCGGGTTGCGGAACAATTCGAAGATAAAAAAGTGTACATCGCCGACGGGCATCATCGTTATGAAACGGCGCTGGCGTACCACCAGGAAAACGGCGACGCCTCCAGCGACTCGGCGCACGTGCTGATGTTCCTCACCAATATGGACAACGACGCGCTGGCCATCTACCCCATTCACCGGCAGATCAAAAGTCCGGAACCGTTCGACCGCGACGCTTTTCTGAAAAAGCTGGAGCCTTATTTCCGCATCGAACCGTTCCCCAAAAACACGCATCCCGATGTCCTGATCGCCACGCTGGAAGAAATGAGCCATCAGGGCGTGGCGTTTTGCACATACCTGGGACAGGGCGATGCCGTGTTGCTGAAGCTGAAAGACATCGATGCCGTGGCGCCGCACATGACGCCGGACGATGCGGAACCATTAAAAGTGCTCGACGTGTTTCAACTGCACACGCTGGTGCTCAAACACATCATGGGCATCGACACGAAACGCGCCGAACACCAGCAATACATCACCTACAACGTGCGCACGCAGGAGTCGATGGACAACGTGGATCGAGGTGAGTTCGACCTCGTGTTTTTCATGAACGCCACCCGCATCGATCAGGTGCGCAGCCTGGCGGAACAAGGCGTGCGCCTACCACAGAAGGCCACCTATTTTTATCCCAAGCTGCTTTCCGGTCTTGTGATCAACCGGTTCAAATCATGA
- the yihA gene encoding ribosome biogenesis GTP-binding protein YihA/YsxC, whose protein sequence is MKIVKAEFLTGAVSPKQYPKQPLPEVAFIGRSNVGKSSLINSLVNRKKLVKTSATPGKTQMINFFNINDAWMLADLPGYGFARVPDSVKKHWQTLIENYLQERDTLESVVLIVDIRRKPTELDLHMKDWLQQVGLEYVVVATKADKLSQTERQQQMKKIKQAFSDDGQRTVLMYSSKNNNGRKELWSYFQNLQKKEEAEPETD, encoded by the coding sequence ATGAAAATCGTCAAAGCCGAATTTCTGACCGGCGCGGTGTCGCCCAAGCAATACCCGAAGCAACCGCTGCCCGAAGTCGCGTTCATCGGGCGGTCCAACGTCGGCAAGTCGTCGCTCATCAATTCGCTGGTCAACCGCAAGAAACTGGTGAAGACCAGCGCCACCCCCGGCAAAACGCAGATGATCAATTTCTTCAACATCAATGATGCGTGGATGCTGGCCGACCTGCCCGGTTACGGTTTCGCCCGCGTGCCGGATTCGGTGAAGAAACACTGGCAGACGCTGATCGAGAATTATCTTCAGGAACGCGACACGCTTGAAAGCGTGGTGTTGATCGTGGACATCCGCCGGAAACCCACGGAGCTGGACCTGCACATGAAAGACTGGCTGCAGCAGGTGGGATTGGAATACGTGGTGGTGGCCACCAAGGCGGACAAGCTGTCGCAAACCGAACGGCAGCAGCAGATGAAAAAAATCAAGCAGGCGTTCAGCGACGACGGGCAACGCACGGTGTTGATGTATTCCAGCAAAAACAACAACGGACGCAAGGAATTGTGGAGTTATTTCCAGAACCTGCAAAAAAAAGAGGAAGCTGAACCCGAAACGGATTGA
- a CDS encoding (2Fe-2S) ferredoxin domain-containing protein encodes MPKPAYHILVCTNQRPPGHPRGSCGENNAMEIFEKIGMGIEQKNLFGKAMLTTTGCMGPCSMGPVVVVYPDGVWYKGVKADDVEEILESHIINGKKIERLEISDDMWG; translated from the coding sequence ATGCCGAAACCCGCATATCACATTCTGGTCTGTACGAACCAGCGCCCGCCCGGGCATCCCCGTGGCTCCTGTGGCGAAAACAATGCCATGGAGATTTTTGAAAAAATCGGCATGGGCATCGAACAGAAAAACCTGTTTGGCAAAGCCATGCTCACCACGACGGGATGCATGGGACCGTGTTCCATGGGACCGGTGGTCGTCGTGTATCCGGACGGTGTCTGGTACAAGGGCGTCAAGGCCGACGATGTGGAGGAAATTCTCGAGTCCCACATCATCAATGGCAAAAAAATCGAGCGGCTGGAAATTTCCGACGACATGTGGGGATGA